A region from the Benincasa hispida cultivar B227 chromosome 10, ASM972705v1, whole genome shotgun sequence genome encodes:
- the LOC120088959 gene encoding transcription factor JUNGBRUNNEN 1-like: MFGEPEIDDYQFPLPGFRFHPTDEELVGFYLRRKVDKKAIGTELIKSVDIYKHSPWDLPNGSNNLGEKEWYFFCKRGRKYKNSIRPNRVTGTGFWKATGIDKAIYSHGGNGNHCIGLKKTLVYYNGNAGKGTKTEWMMHEFRLPNSTSLNYHHTSSIFARITTNKLQEAEIWTLCRIFKRSVAITKYAPNWREIAGGNGGSIFGEMNNNSNNNGYSEECYDNESNYISFSSSLINFEEKKPIINSNNNSLMMMMNFSSISEEQEAPSSSTIEESSPSSFSNFDGDATDLFGYKDRNKLQLFCQDFSNIIHHP, translated from the exons ATGTTTGGAGAGCCTGAGATTGATGATTATCAGTTCCCACTTCCAGGGTTCAGATTCCACCCTACTGATGAAGAACTTGTCGGATTTTATCTCCGGCGAAAGGTTGATAAGAAGGCGATCGGTACCGAGCTCATCAAGTCCGTTGATATCTATAAGCATAGTCCTTGGGATCTTCCTA ATGGTAGTAATAATTTGGGAGAGAAAGAATGGTATTTTTTTtgcaaaagaggaagaaaatacAAGAACAGTATAAGACCAAATAGGGTTACAGGAACAGGATTTTGGAAGGCAACTGGAATTGATAAAGCAATTTATTCTCATGGAGGAAATGGAAATCATTGCATTGGCCTCAAGAAAACCCTTGTTTATTACAATGGAAATGCTGGCAAAGGCACTAAAACTGAGTGGATGATGCATGAATTTCGCCTTCCTAATTCTACTTCTCTTAATTATCATCATACTTCTTCTATCTTTGCAAGAATCACAACCAATAAACTCCAAGAAGCT GAAATTTGGACATTGTGTCGAATATTTAAAAGAAGTGTTGCAATTACAAAATATGCACCAAATTGGAGGGAGATAGCAGGAGGAAATGGTGGTTCAATATTTGGAGAAATGaataataattcaaataataatggATATAGTGAAGAATGTTATGATAATGAAAGCAATTACATAAGTTTCAGCTCTTCCCTCATTAATTTTGAGGAAAAGAAGCCTATAAtcaatagtaataataattcattgatgatgatgatgaatttTAGCTCAATTTCTGAAGAACAAGAAGCTCCTTCTTCTTCAACAATTGAAGAATCATCACCATCAAGCTTCTCAAATTTTGATGGAGATGCAACCGATCTCTTTGGATACAAAGACAGGAACAAGCTTCAATTATTTTGCCAAgatttttctaatattattcATCATCCTTGA